In Rhizoctonia solani chromosome 7, complete sequence, one DNA window encodes the following:
- a CDS encoding cysteine synthase gives MTPFPASPTPRQNVRVVLSDPEGSGLYNKIKNGVMFDVKEAEGTKRRHQVDTVVEGMQVVLGGINRLTRNFEMASGMIDDAIRVTDKEAVAMSRYLVQNDGLFLGSSSACNLVACIKVAKELGRGKGKVVATILCDSGTRHYSKFWNDEYLEKAGIEVDVGIVEKMLKD, from the exons ATGACCCCCTTCCCCGCGTCCCCTACCCCCAGACAAAATGTCCGCGTCGTTCTCTCGGACCCCGAAGGAAGCGGGCTTTACAATAAAATCAAGAATGGTGTGATGTTTGATGTGAAAGAGGCAGAAGGGACAAAGAGGCGGCATCAG GTGGATACAGTTGTAGAAGGAATGCAAGTTGTTCTTGG TGGTATCAACAGGTTAACGCGAAACTTTGAAATGGCGTCGGGGATGATTGACGATGCGATCCG AGTAACGGACAAAGAGGCAGTCGCCATGTCCCGCTACCTGGTTCAAAACGATGGACTGTTTCTCGGATCGAGTAGCGCATGTAACCTCGTTGCGTGTATAAAAGTGGCCAAGGAGTTGGGAAGGGGAAAGGGAAAGGTCGTTGCTACCATTTT GTGCGACTCTGGTACGCGACACTATTCCAAGTTTTGGAATGACGAGTACCTCGAAAAGGCGGGTATTGAGGTCGACGTGGGGATTGTGGAGAAGATGCTCAAGGATTAG
- a CDS encoding Trm112p-like protein, producing MVRLITHNILACHAKNCNSNNFPLKFKDAQLAVKEAEFNPDFLRKFMPRLEWSALVDTARQLGDDSLPEMQPAPGTEDEEFLQKLHHVLLEIHVEEGAMICPNCGHAYMIMQGIPNMLLAEHEIAR from the exons ATGGTCCGTCTCATAACCCACAATATCCTCGCATGCCATGCCAAAAACTGCAACTCGAACAACTTTCCGCTAAAGTTCAAGGACGCACAGTTGGCCGTCAAAGAGGCCGAGTTTAATCCCGACTTTTTACGAAAGTTTATGCCCAGGTTGGAGTGGTCTGCATTGGTGGACACTGCAAGACAA TTGGGGGATGATAGTTTACCAGAGATGCAACCCGCACCCGGTACAGAAGACGAAGAGTTTTTACAAAAGCTGCACCATGTCTTGCTCGAG ATCCATGTTGAAGAAGGCGCAATGATTTGCCCGAATTGTGgtcatgcatacatgatcATGCAGGGTATACCCAATATG CTCCTCGCCGAACACGAAATCGCTCGATAA
- a CDS encoding ATP-dependent DNA helicase, with product MSSSAELSKPNNRAAALAQLKFKRKKDVQPGGVAAPVPAPPETPRVGRVLVPDSSPLAPHNQPKPSGTEAWILFSPTDPVIDLDADSDLDRPRKKPRPDFERLRSSSTRSDVSVSSSVPPSSRVSTVSTPTPVPEDPLSPVVGKLRKDVSKVNMAAESDDDDVGHRRRVFRGRKQVDDDDLPSPKNIIKRTLEDDNDEREGIVHIPDTPPPTKYVNGKALALNGTHKNGSSKPSVSTTKPAKSTSDTKQTESKDGNVSSGTEFDADGDSEPEGEWVGDEETQRLENEALVWFNIAAEDALVEVTACTPAQASLIASLRPFTDVPSLKRSLKRTKGVTPRFFDDYVNMQRGYSDVDTVLAGFEVIGKQLASIISEWTGGQGATDDDAGLHLITVPSLSQSTPTPAAAATATTATTSESLSYLIRRQPHLLAPGVVLKDYQLFGISWLNLLYKKQLSCILADEMGLGKTCQVVAFLAWLKGGCRDQSPDGDGDEVEALGERVKGVHLVVVPSSTLENWAREFAKFAPSIRVATYYGNQKDRAGFRDEYKRAVRRAERMGIERDDVDPGWDVLITTYQLAQGAEPDRKFLSKSVKWETCVFDEGHVLKNFQSQRYQQLMKIQARWRLLLTGTPLQNNLQELVSLISFILPGKFNAETIDSLRTIFKVRADAHASLLSRERVLKDLPNKTEKIVWCSMTGLQRSIYNETMRRSKKELEREAAAASASASTPPPDKKRVKVDESAKSQKKSATLKAKTKAAEASSAHVLMDLRKAASHPMLFRRRFDDGIIRKMAKMCLKEPEFMDSVEELVVEDMEVMTDAELQVFAKRYKSCRKMALQDECFLDAGKVEVLLELVKGYQTDGRRVLVFSQFTQILDILKVVLDHVGLKFLVLTGSTPVDERQSLVDKFTEDETIPVFLLSTRAGGMGINLTAASVVIMFDQDFNPHNDRQAADRSYRIGQKRDVDVVKLITKETIEEDILRLGQTKLALDEAVAGDQAEEGDEGATEKAMKSSLLNVLRERFAGEDAGLARG from the exons ATGTCGTCTAGCGCGGAGTTGAGCAAACCCAACAACCGG GCAGCGGCCCTCGCGCAACTCAAGTTCAAACGAAAGAAGGATGTGCAGCCTGGGGGTGTtgcggctccggttccagcACCGCCTGAAACACCGCGAGTGGGGCGAGTGCTAGTGCCCGATTCGAGTCCGTTGGCGCCGCATAACCAGCCCAAACCGAGTGGGACAGAGGCATGGA TACTTTTCTCCCCGACCGATCCTGTCATCGATCTCGACGCTGACTCGGACCTCGACCGTCCACGCAAGAAGCCACGTCCCGATTTTGAGCGCTTACGGAGCTCTTCGACGCGTTCCGATGTCTCTGTCTCCTCCAGTGTCCCTCCCTCGTCCCGTGTGTCCACAGTCTCGACTCCGACCCCTGTCCCCGAGGACCCCCTGTCACCGGTCGTGGGCAAGCTCAGAAAGGATGTCAGCaaggtcaacatggctgccgagagcgacgacgacgatgTTGGGCACAGACGGAGAGTCTTCCGCGGCCGAAAACAGGTCGACGACGATGACCTGCCCAGTCCCAAAAATATCATCAAACGTACTCTCGAAGACGACAACGACGAGCGCGAGGGCATTGTGCATATTCCCGATACTCCACCTCCCACCAAATACGTCAACGGCAAGGCTCTCGCTCTCAATGGCACACACAAGAACGGGTCATCCAAACCATCCGTCTCGACTACCAAACCCGCTAAATCTACATCCGATACCAAACAGACCGAATCCAAGGATGGAAACGTATCTTCTGGTACCGAGTTCGATGCGGATGGAGACTCGGAACCCGAGGGAGAGTGGGTGGGAGACGAGGAGACCCAGCGATTAGAAAACGAGGCGTTGGTCTGGTTCAATATCGCCGCCGAGGACGCTCTTGTCGAAGTCACAG CATGTACACCCGCCCAGGCATCACTCATAGCCTCCCTCCGACCATTCACCGACGTCCCCTCGCTCAAACGCTCACTCAAGCGTACCAAGGGCGTCACTCCTCGATTCTTTGATGACTATGTCAACATGCAGCGCGGGTATTCCGACGTCGATACCGTGCTTGCAGGGTTCGAAGTCATCGGAAAGCAACTTGCCTCGATCATTTCAGAGTGGACTGGAGGCCAGGGAGCGACCGACGATGACGCTGGGTTACATTTGATTACCGTCCCTTCGCTCTCCCAGTCCACCCCAACTCCTGCCGCTGCcgccaccgccaccaccgccaccaccaGCGAAAGCCTCTCCTACCTCATTCGTAGGCAACCTCACCTCCTTGCTCCTGGCGTCGTTCTCAAAGACTACCAATTGTTTGGCATCTCCTGGCTCAATCTCTTGTACAAGAAACAGCTGAGTTGTATACTAGCTGATGAGATGGGGTTGGGCAAGACGTGTCAGGTCGTTGCGTTTTTGGCATGGTTAAAGGGTGGGTGTCGAGATCAGAGTCCGGATGGCGATGGGGATGAAGTCGAGGCCTTGGGTGAGAGAGTCAAGGGCGTCCATCTAGTCGTCGTC CCCTCGTCGACGCTTGAAAACTGGGCTCGAGAATTTGCGAAATTCGCACCCTCGATACGCGTCGCGACGTATTATGGGAACCAAAAGGACCGTGCTGGGTTTAGGGACGAGTATAAGCGAGCAGTGAGGCGGGCTGAGCGAATGGGTATCGA GAGGGACGACGTTGATCCTGGGTGGGATGTGCTCATTACTACCTATCAGCTCGCCCAGGGCGCTGAGCCGGATAGAAAATTTTTGAGCAAGAGCGTCAAGTGGGAG ACGTGCGTATTCGACGAAGGCCATGTGCTCAAGAACTTCCAGAGCCAGCGGTACCAACAGCTGATGAAGATTCAGGCGCGGTGGAGGTTATTGTTGACTGGCACACCGTTGCAAAATAACCTGCAAGAGTTGGTG TCTCTCATTTCGTTCATCCTCCCCGGGAAATTCAACGCCGAAACGATCGATTCGCTCCGTACGATATTCAAAGTCCGGGCCGACGCGCATGCAAGTTTGCTTTCTCGCGAACGG GTCCTCAAAGACCTCCCGAACAAAACCGAAAAAATCGTCTGGTGCTCAATGACCGGCCTCCAACGGTCCATCTACAACGAAACCATGCGCCGGTCCAAAAAAGAGCTCGAGCGCGAGGCTGCGGCGGCCTCGGCATCCGCCTCGACACCCCCACCGGACAAAAAACGAGTCAAGGTCGACGAGTCGGCCAAATCTCAGAAAAAATCCGCGACACTCAAAGCCAAGACGAAAGCAGCCGAAGCGTCGAGCGCACACGTGCTGATGGACCTGCGCAAAGCCGCGTCGCACCCGATGCTGTTCCGACGGCGGTTCGACGACGGGATCATCCGCAAGATGGCCAAGATGTGTTTAAAGGAGCCCGAGTTTATGGATTCGGTCGAGGAGCTGGTGGTGGAGGATATGGAGGTCATGACGGACGCGGAGCTCCAGGTGTTTGCGAAGCGGTACAAGAGTTGTCGGAAGATGGCGTTGCAGGACGAGTGTTTTTTGGATGCGGGCAAGGTCGAGGTGTTGCTTGAGCTTGTCAAGGGGTATCAGACGGATGGGCGCCGGGTTTTAGTTTTCTCTCAG TTTACGCAAATACTAGATATTCTCAAGGTCGTTTTGGACCATGTCGGACTCAAGTTTTTGGTTCTTACTGGGTCGACGCCTGTAGATGAGCGACAGAGTTTGGTAGACAAGTTTACAGAGGACGAGACGATTCCGGTGTTTTTGCTTTCAACCCGAGCTG GTGGAATGGGAATCAACTTGACGGCAGCGTCGGTGGTGATCATGTTTGACCAAGACTTCAACCCGCACAATGACCGCC AGGCCGCGGACCGTTCGTACCGTATAGGGCAGAAACGAGATGTGGATGTTGTGAAACTCATCACCAAGGAGACGATCGAA GAGGACATTCTACGGTTGGGCCAGACCAAGCTTGCGCTCGACGAGGCTGTGGCGGGAGACCAGGCGGAGGAAGGGGACGAGGGTGCGACGGAAAAGGCGATGAAGTCGAGTTTGTTGAATGTATTGCGGGAGAGATTCGCGGGCGAGGATGCGGGATTAGCGAGGGGATAG